A genomic window from Pseudomonas alcaligenes includes:
- the rpsD gene encoding 30S ribosomal protein S4 encodes MARYIGPKCKLSRREGTDLFLKSGARALESKCNIESAPGQHGARRGRQSDYGTQLREKQKVRRIYGVLERQFSGYYKEAARRKGATGENLLQLLECRLDNVVYRMGFGATRAESRQLVSHKAITVNGSTVNVPSYQVKAGDVVAVREKAKNQLRVAQALELCAQRGRVEWVEVDAEKKSGVFKSVPARSDLSSDINESLIVELYSK; translated from the coding sequence ATGGCTCGTTACATTGGTCCCAAGTGCAAACTGTCTCGTCGTGAAGGCACCGATCTCTTCCTGAAGAGTGGTGCGCGCGCGCTCGAATCCAAGTGCAACATCGAATCGGCTCCTGGCCAGCACGGCGCTCGCCGCGGCCGTCAGTCCGACTACGGTACCCAGCTGCGTGAGAAGCAGAAAGTCCGTCGTATCTACGGCGTGCTGGAGCGTCAGTTCAGCGGTTACTACAAGGAAGCTGCCCGTCGCAAGGGTGCTACCGGCGAGAACCTGCTGCAGCTGCTGGAATGCCGTCTGGACAACGTGGTTTACCGCATGGGCTTTGGTGCCACCCGCGCCGAATCCCGCCAGCTGGTATCGCACAAAGCCATCACCGTGAACGGTTCGACCGTGAACGTCCCGTCCTACCAGGTCAAGGCTGGTGACGTGGTTGCGGTTCGCGAAAAGGCCAAGAACCAGCTGCGCGTTGCCCAGGCTCTCGAGCTGTGCGCCCAGCGTGGTCGTGTTGAGTGGGTCGAAGTGGATGCTGAGAAGAAGTCCGGCGTGTTCAAAAGCGTCCCGGCTCGCAGCGATCTGTCCTCCGACATCAACGAAAGCCTGATTGTCGAGCTCTACTCCAAGTAA
- the rpsK gene encoding 30S ribosomal protein S11, translating into MAKPAARTRKKVKKTVVDGIAHIHASFNNTIVTITDRQGNALSWATSGGSGFRGSRKSTPFAAQVAAERAGQAALEYGLKNLDVNVKGPGPGRESAVRALNACGYKIASITDVTPIPHNGCRPPKKRRV; encoded by the coding sequence ATGGCTAAGCCTGCTGCTCGTACTCGTAAGAAAGTCAAAAAGACAGTGGTGGATGGCATCGCCCATATCCACGCTTCTTTCAATAACACCATCGTGACCATCACCGACCGTCAGGGCAATGCTCTGTCTTGGGCGACCTCCGGTGGTTCCGGTTTCCGCGGCTCCCGTAAGAGCACCCCGTTCGCTGCCCAGGTGGCTGCCGAGCGTGCCGGTCAGGCTGCTCTGGAATACGGCCTGAAGAACCTCGACGTGAACGTCAAGGGCCCGGGCCCGGGTCGCGAATCCGCTGTGCGTGCTCTGAACGCCTGCGGCTACAAAATCGCCAGCATCACCGACGTGACGCCGATCCCGCACAACGGGTGCCGTCCGCCGAAGAAGCGTCGCGTGTAA
- the rpsM gene encoding 30S ribosomal protein S13 — protein sequence MARIAGVNIPDNKHTVISLTYIYGVGRTTAQKICATTGVNPAAKIKDLSDEQIEQLRGEVAKLTTEGDLRREINMKIKRLMDLGCYRGLRHRRGLPVRGQRTKTNARTRKGPRKPIRK from the coding sequence ATGGCCCGTATTGCAGGCGTCAACATTCCGGATAACAAGCACACTGTTATCTCGCTGACCTACATCTACGGTGTTGGTCGCACCACTGCGCAGAAGATCTGCGCAACCACCGGTGTCAATCCGGCGGCAAAGATCAAGGATCTCTCTGACGAGCAGATCGAGCAGCTGCGTGGCGAAGTCGCCAAGCTCACCACCGAAGGTGACCTGCGCCGCGAAATCAACATGAAGATCAAGCGTCTGATGGACCTGGGCTGCTACCGCGGTCTGCGTCACCGCCGTGGCCTGCCGGTCCGCGGTCAGCGCACCAAGACCAACGCGCGCACCCGCAAGGGCCCGCGTAAGCCGATCCGCAAGTAA
- the rpmJ gene encoding 50S ribosomal protein L36 has translation MKVRASVKKLCRNCKVIRRDGVVRVICSAEPRHKQRQG, from the coding sequence ATGAAAGTTCGTGCATCGGTCAAGAAGCTGTGCCGTAACTGCAAGGTCATCCGTCGCGACGGCGTCGTGCGCGTGATCTGCAGCGCGGAGCCGCGTCACAAACAGCGCCAAGGCTGA
- the secY gene encoding preprotein translocase subunit SecY, producing the protein MAKQGALSALSNGGLSELWARLRFLFLAIIVYRIGAHIPVPGINPDRLADLFRQNEGTILSLFNMFSGGALERMSIFALGIMPYISASIIMQLMTAVSPQLEQLKKEGEAGRRKISQYTRYGTLVLAVIQAIGMSVGLAGQGVAFSADFGFHFVAVTTFVAGAMFMMWLGEQITERGVGNGISMLIFAGIVAGLPSAIGQSFESARQGDINIFALIAIGLLAVAIIGFVVFIERGQRRIAVHYAKRQQGRKVFAAQTSHLPLKVNMAGVIPAIFASSLLLFPASLGTWFGQSEGLGWLQDISQAIAPGQPLNILLFSAGIIFFCFFYTALMFNPKDVAENLKKSGAFIPGIRPGEQSARYIDGVLTRLTMFGALYMTAVCLLPQFLQVAANVPFYLGGTSLLIVVVVVMDFMSQVQSHLVSHQYESLMKKANLKGYGGGMLR; encoded by the coding sequence ATGGCTAAGCAAGGTGCTCTCTCCGCGCTCAGCAATGGCGGGTTGTCCGAGCTCTGGGCTCGACTGCGTTTCCTGTTCCTGGCGATCATCGTCTATCGGATCGGTGCGCACATTCCGGTGCCCGGAATCAACCCTGACCGGCTGGCCGACCTGTTTCGGCAGAACGAGGGGACCATTCTTAGCCTGTTCAACATGTTTTCCGGCGGCGCGCTGGAGCGGATGAGCATCTTTGCACTGGGGATCATGCCGTACATCTCGGCCTCGATCATCATGCAGCTGATGACCGCTGTCAGCCCGCAGCTGGAGCAGTTGAAGAAGGAAGGGGAAGCTGGCCGTCGCAAGATCAGCCAGTACACCCGCTACGGCACCCTGGTGCTGGCCGTGATTCAGGCAATCGGCATGTCCGTTGGTCTGGCGGGTCAGGGCGTGGCTTTCTCGGCTGATTTCGGCTTCCACTTCGTGGCGGTGACGACCTTCGTGGCCGGCGCCATGTTCATGATGTGGCTGGGCGAGCAGATCACCGAGCGGGGTGTCGGCAACGGTATTTCGATGCTGATCTTTGCTGGCATCGTGGCCGGTCTGCCGTCGGCAATCGGGCAGTCTTTCGAGTCTGCACGCCAGGGCGATATCAACATCTTCGCCCTGATTGCCATCGGTCTGCTGGCGGTAGCGATCATCGGTTTCGTGGTGTTCATCGAGCGTGGTCAGCGTCGCATTGCGGTGCACTACGCCAAGCGTCAGCAGGGCCGCAAGGTTTTCGCTGCGCAGACCAGCCACCTGCCGCTGAAGGTGAACATGGCGGGCGTGATCCCGGCCATCTTCGCCAGCAGCCTGCTGCTGTTCCCGGCTTCGCTGGGTACCTGGTTTGGTCAGTCCGAAGGTCTGGGCTGGCTGCAGGATATTTCGCAGGCGATCGCTCCCGGACAGCCGTTGAACATTCTGCTGTTTAGTGCAGGGATCATCTTCTTCTGCTTCTTCTACACGGCGCTGATGTTCAACCCGAAAGACGTAGCGGAAAACCTGAAGAAGTCCGGTGCCTTTATTCCGGGCATCCGTCCGGGCGAGCAATCCGCGCGCTATATCGATGGCGTGCTGACCCGCTTGACCATGTTCGGTGCTCTTTACATGACGGCCGTTTGCCTCCTCCCGCAGTTCCTGCAGGTGGCAGCCAACGTTCCGTTCTACCTTGGCGGGACCTCGTTGCTGATCGTGGTCGTGGTTGTGATGGACTTTATGTCGCAAGTACAATCGCACCTCGTTTCGCACCAGTACGAATCCCTGATGAAGAAAGCCAACCTGAAGGGCTATGGCGGCGGCATGCTCCGCTGA
- the rplO gene encoding 50S ribosomal protein L15 yields MQLNDLRSAPGARREKHRPGRGIGSGLGKTGGRGHKGQTSRTGGSIAPGFEGGQQPLHRRLPKFGFVSLKAMDRAEVRTSELAKVEGDVVTLQSLKDANVINQNVQRVKVMLSGEVTRAVTLKGIAATKGARAAIEAAGGKFED; encoded by the coding sequence ATGCAACTGAACGATCTGCGTTCCGCGCCGGGTGCCCGTCGCGAAAAGCACCGTCCGGGCCGTGGTATCGGTAGCGGTCTGGGCAAGACCGGTGGCCGTGGCCACAAGGGTCAGACCTCCCGTACCGGTGGCTCCATCGCCCCGGGCTTCGAGGGTGGTCAGCAGCCGCTGCACCGCCGTCTGCCGAAGTTCGGCTTCGTTTCCCTGAAGGCCATGGATCGCGCTGAAGTGCGCACTTCCGAGCTGGCCAAGGTGGAAGGCGACGTCGTAACCCTGCAGTCGCTGAAGGATGCCAACGTGATCAACCAGAACGTACAGCGTGTGAAAGTCATGCTGTCCGGCGAGGTTACTCGTGCGGTCACCCTGAAAGGTATCGCCGCCACCAAGGGTGCGCGCGCGGCTATCGAAGCAGCTGGCGGTAAGTTCGAGGACTAA
- the rpmD gene encoding 50S ribosomal protein L30, whose amino-acid sequence MATVKVTLVKSTNGRLANHKACVKGLGLRRIGHTVEVQDTPENRGMINKAYYLLKVEG is encoded by the coding sequence ATGGCTACCGTCAAAGTCACTCTGGTCAAGAGCACCAATGGCCGTCTGGCCAACCACAAAGCTTGCGTCAAGGGCCTGGGCCTGCGTCGCATCGGTCACACCGTCGAAGTTCAGGACACTCCTGAAAACCGCGGCATGATCAACAAGGCTTACTACCTGCTGAAGGTGGAGGGTTAA
- the rpsE gene encoding 30S ribosomal protein S5: MANHEQKRDRDNRGDDAQGEGYIEKLVQVNRVAKTVKGGRIFTFTALTVVGDGKGRVGFGRGKSREVPAAIQKAMEAARRNMIQVDLNGTTLQYPMKSVHGASRVFMQPASEGTGIIAGGAMRAVLEVAGVQNVLAKCYGSTNPVNVVYATFKGLKAMQSPESVAAKRGKSVEEIL, translated from the coding sequence ATGGCAAATCACGAGCAAAAGCGCGATCGCGACAATCGCGGTGACGACGCCCAGGGCGAAGGCTACATCGAGAAGCTGGTCCAGGTTAACCGCGTTGCCAAGACCGTTAAGGGTGGCCGTATCTTCACCTTCACCGCGTTGACCGTGGTGGGTGATGGTAAGGGCCGCGTCGGTTTCGGTCGCGGCAAGTCCCGCGAAGTGCCGGCCGCCATCCAGAAGGCGATGGAAGCTGCGCGTCGCAACATGATCCAGGTCGACCTGAACGGCACCACCCTACAATACCCGATGAAGTCCGTGCATGGCGCTTCCCGCGTCTTCATGCAGCCGGCTTCCGAAGGTACCGGCATCATCGCCGGCGGCGCCATGCGTGCCGTGCTGGAAGTGGCTGGCGTGCAGAACGTTCTGGCCAAGTGCTACGGCTCTACCAACCCGGTGAACGTGGTGTACGCCACCTTCAAGGGTCTGAAAGCCATGCAGTCGCCGGAATCCGTGGCTGCCAAGCGTGGTAAGAGCGTCGAGGAGATTCTCTGA
- the rplR gene encoding 50S ribosomal protein L18: MSVKKETRLRRARKARLKMRELETVRLCVYRSSQHIYAQVISADGAKVLASASTLDKELRDGATGNVDAAKKVGLLVAERAKAAGVTQVAFDRSGFKYHGRVKALADAAREGGLEF; this comes from the coding sequence ATGAGCGTAAAGAAAGAAACTCGTCTGCGTCGCGCTCGCAAGGCACGCCTGAAAATGCGCGAGCTGGAAACCGTACGCCTTTGCGTGTACCGCTCTTCCCAGCACATCTACGCCCAGGTCATTTCGGCCGACGGCGCCAAGGTTCTGGCCAGCGCCTCGACCCTGGACAAAGAACTGCGTGACGGTGCCACCGGCAACGTCGACGCGGCCAAGAAAGTCGGCCTGCTGGTTGCCGAGCGCGCGAAAGCCGCTGGCGTTACCCAGGTAGCGTTCGACCGTTCTGGCTTCAAGTACCACGGCCGCGTGAAAGCGCTGGCTGATGCTGCTCGTGAAGGCGGGCTGGAGTTCTAA
- the rplF gene encoding 50S ribosomal protein L6: protein MSRVAKNPVKLPAGVEVKLAGQQLSVKGAKGTLELNVHPSVEVIQDSGELRFAARNGDLQNKAMAGTTRALVNNMVIGVSQGFERKLQLVGVGYKAQAKGQVLNLALGFSHPIDYELPQGITAETPSQTDILIKGIDKQLVGQVAAEIRDFRRPEPYKGKGVRYADEVVRRKEAKKK, encoded by the coding sequence ATGTCTCGCGTTGCTAAGAACCCCGTCAAGCTGCCGGCAGGCGTCGAGGTCAAACTCGCTGGCCAGCAGCTCTCGGTCAAGGGCGCCAAGGGCACCCTGGAGCTGAATGTGCACCCGTCCGTGGAAGTCATCCAGGACTCCGGTGAGCTGCGTTTTGCCGCCCGCAATGGCGATCTGCAGAACAAGGCCATGGCCGGTACCACCCGTGCACTGGTCAACAACATGGTCATTGGCGTGAGCCAAGGCTTCGAGCGCAAGCTGCAGCTGGTCGGTGTGGGCTACAAGGCCCAGGCCAAAGGCCAGGTGCTGAATCTCGCGCTGGGCTTCTCCCATCCGATCGACTACGAACTGCCGCAGGGCATTACCGCCGAAACCCCCAGCCAGACCGATATCCTGATCAAGGGCATCGACAAGCAGCTGGTCGGTCAGGTGGCTGCGGAGATCCGCGACTTCCGTCGTCCTGAGCCGTACAAGGGCAAGGGTGTGCGTTACGCCGATGAAGTCGTACGTCGCAAAGAAGCTAAGAAGAAGTAG
- the rpsH gene encoding 30S ribosomal protein S8: MSMQDPLADMLTRIRNAQMAEKSVVSMPSSKLKVAVAKVLKDEGYIAGYQVSSDAKPQLSIELKYFEGRPVIEEVKRVSRPGLRQYKPVDQLPKVRGGLGVSIVSTNKGVMTDRAARAAGVGGEVLCTVF; this comes from the coding sequence ATGAGTATGCAGGACCCGTTAGCGGACATGCTAACTCGTATCCGTAATGCCCAGATGGCTGAAAAGTCGGTAGTAAGCATGCCGTCTTCCAAGCTGAAGGTGGCAGTAGCCAAAGTTCTCAAGGACGAAGGCTACATCGCGGGATACCAGGTCAGCAGCGACGCCAAGCCGCAGCTGTCCATCGAGCTGAAGTACTTCGAAGGCCGTCCGGTCATCGAGGAAGTCAAGCGCGTCAGCCGTCCTGGCCTGCGCCAGTACAAGCCTGTCGACCAGCTGCCGAAAGTTCGCGGCGGTCTGGGCGTTTCCATCGTCTCCACCAACAAAGGTGTGATGACTGATCGCGCTGCACGCGCTGCCGGTGTCGGCGGTGAAGTGCTCTGCACCGTGTTCTAA
- the rpsN gene encoding 30S ribosomal protein S14 produces the protein MAKKSMKNRELKRQLTVAKFAKKRAELKAVIANPNSTPEQRWEAQIALQKQPRDASASRLRNRCRITGRPHGVYRKFGLGRNKLREAAMRGDVPGLVKASW, from the coding sequence ATGGCCAAGAAGAGCATGAAGAACCGCGAGCTGAAGCGTCAGCTGACGGTTGCTAAGTTCGCTAAGAAGCGCGCTGAGCTCAAAGCTGTGATCGCCAACCCGAACTCCACTCCGGAGCAGCGTTGGGAAGCCCAGATCGCCCTGCAAAAGCAACCGCGTGACGCCAGCGCCAGCCGCCTGCGTAACCGTTGCCGCATCACCGGCCGTCCGCACGGCGTGTACCGCAAGTTCGGCCTCGGCCGTAACAAGCTGCGCGAAGCTGCGATGCGCGGTGATGTACCGGGTCTGGTGAAAGCCAGCTGGTAA
- the rplE gene encoding 50S ribosomal protein L5 has product MARLKEIYRKEIAPKLKEELQLANVMEVPRVTKITLNMGLGEAIGDKKIIENAVADLEKITGQKPVVTFARKSIAGFKVREGWPIGVKVTLRRDRMYEFLDRLLSISLPRVRDFRGLNAKSFDGRGNYSMGVKEQIIFPEIDYDKIDALRGLDITLTTTARTDDEGRALLRAFNFPFRN; this is encoded by the coding sequence ATGGCACGACTGAAAGAGATTTACCGGAAAGAAATCGCGCCCAAGCTGAAGGAAGAACTGCAGCTGGCCAACGTGATGGAAGTTCCGCGCGTTACCAAAATCACCCTGAACATGGGTCTTGGCGAAGCGATCGGTGACAAGAAGATCATCGAAAACGCTGTTGCCGACCTGGAAAAGATCACCGGTCAAAAGCCCGTCGTGACCTTCGCCCGCAAGTCCATTGCCGGCTTCAAGGTTCGTGAAGGTTGGCCGATCGGTGTCAAGGTGACCCTGCGTCGCGATCGCATGTACGAATTCCTGGATCGCCTGCTCTCCATCTCCCTGCCGCGCGTGCGTGACTTCCGCGGCCTGAATGCCAAGTCCTTCGATGGTCGTGGCAACTACAGCATGGGCGTGAAAGAGCAGATCATCTTCCCGGAAATCGATTACGACAAGATCGATGCTCTGCGCGGCCTGGACATCACCCTGACCACCACCGCCCGTACGGACGATGAAGGTCGCGCCCTGCTGCGCGCCTTCAACTTCCCGTTCCGCAACTGA
- the rplX gene encoding 50S ribosomal protein L24 gives MQKIRRDDEIIVIAGKDKGKRGKVLKVLADDRLIVGGINLVKRHTKPNPMIGVQGGIVEKEAPLHVSNVAIFNSETNKADRVGFKVEDGKKIRVFKSTQKPVGA, from the coding sequence ATGCAAAAGATTCGTCGTGACGACGAGATCATCGTCATCGCCGGCAAAGACAAGGGCAAGCGCGGCAAGGTGCTGAAAGTGCTGGCTGACGATCGTCTGATCGTCGGCGGCATCAACCTCGTCAAGCGTCATACCAAGCCGAACCCGATGATCGGTGTTCAGGGCGGTATCGTCGAGAAAGAGGCGCCCCTGCACGTTTCCAACGTCGCCATCTTCAACAGCGAAACCAACAAGGCTGACCGCGTTGGTTTCAAGGTCGAAGACGGCAAGAAAATTCGTGTCTTCAAGTCCACCCAAAAGCCGGTTGGCGCTTGA
- the rplN gene encoding 50S ribosomal protein L14 produces the protein MIQTQSMLDVADNSGARRVMCIKVLGGSHRRYAGIGDIIKVTVKEAIPRGKVKKGQVMTAVVVRTRHGVRRADGSIIRFDGNAAVLLNNKQEPIGTRIFGPVTRELRSEKFMKIVSLAPEVL, from the coding sequence ATGATTCAGACTCAATCCATGCTCGACGTCGCTGACAACAGCGGTGCTCGTCGCGTTATGTGCATCAAGGTCTTGGGTGGTTCGCACCGTCGTTATGCCGGTATCGGCGACATCATCAAGGTCACCGTGAAGGAAGCGATTCCGCGCGGCAAGGTGAAGAAAGGCCAGGTGATGACCGCTGTCGTGGTCCGCACCCGTCACGGCGTACGTCGTGCCGACGGCTCGATCATCCGCTTCGACGGCAACGCCGCTGTTCTGCTGAACAACAAGCAAGAGCCGATCGGCACCCGTATCTTCGGGCCGGTGACTCGTGAACTGCGTTCCGAGAAGTTCATGAAGATCGTCTCGCTCGCCCCCGAAGTGCTGTAA
- the rpsQ gene encoding 30S ribosomal protein S17 — translation MAEAEKIVRTLTGRVVSDKMDKTITVLIERRVKHPIYGKYVKRSTKLHAHDENNQCKIGDKVTIRETRPLAKTKSWALVEIVERAVEV, via the coding sequence ATGGCTGAAGCAGAGAAAATCGTCCGTACGCTGACTGGCCGTGTCGTCAGCGACAAAATGGACAAGACCATCACCGTCCTGATCGAGCGCCGCGTCAAGCACCCGATCTACGGTAAATACGTGAAGCGTTCGACCAAGCTGCACGCTCACGACGAGAACAACCAGTGCAAGATCGGCGACAAGGTCACCATCCGTGAGACCCGTCCGCTGGCCAAGACCAAGTCCTGGGCGCTGGTGGAAATCGTCGAACGTGCCGTGGAAGTCTAA
- the rpmC gene encoding 50S ribosomal protein L29, protein MKAKELREKSVQQLNEQLLGLLRDQFNLRMQKATGQLGQSHLLSQVKRDIARVKTVLNQQAGK, encoded by the coding sequence ATGAAAGCGAAAGAACTCCGTGAAAAATCGGTTCAGCAGCTGAACGAGCAACTGCTCGGCCTGCTGCGCGACCAGTTCAATCTGCGCATGCAGAAGGCGACTGGTCAGTTGGGGCAGTCTCACCTGCTCTCGCAAGTGAAGCGCGACATCGCTCGCGTGAAAACTGTGCTCAACCAGCAGGCAGGTAAGTGA
- the rplP gene encoding 50S ribosomal protein L16 — MLQPKRTKFRKQMTGHNRGLAHRGSKVSFGEFALKAVSRGRLTARQIEAARRALTRHVKRGGKIWIRVFPDKPVTKKPLEVRMGKGKGGVEYWVAQIQPGKVLYEIEGVPEELAREAFALAAAKLPLATSFVKRTVM; from the coding sequence ATGCTGCAACCCAAGCGTACAAAATTCCGCAAGCAGATGACCGGCCACAACCGTGGTCTGGCTCATCGCGGTAGCAAGGTCAGCTTCGGCGAATTCGCCCTGAAAGCTGTTTCCCGTGGTCGCCTGACTGCCCGTCAGATCGAGGCAGCCCGTCGCGCCCTGACCCGTCACGTGAAGCGTGGCGGCAAGATCTGGATCCGCGTGTTCCCGGACAAGCCGGTTACCAAAAAGCCCCTCGAAGTTCGTATGGGTAAAGGTAAGGGTGGCGTGGAGTACTGGGTAGCCCAGATCCAGCCGGGCAAGGTGCTGTACGAGATCGAAGGTGTTCCGGAAGAGCTGGCGCGTGAGGCTTTCGCCCTGGCTGCTGCAAAGCTGCCCCTCGCCACCTCCTTTGTTAAGCGGACGGTGATGTGA
- the rpsC gene encoding 30S ribosomal protein S3: MGQKVHPVGIRLGIVKEHTSVWYADKRQYADYLLADLQVREYLQDKLKSASVSRIDIARPAQTARITIHTARPGIVIGKKGEDVEKLRQDLTKQMGVPVHINIEEIRKPELDGMLVAQSVAQQLERRVMFRRAMKRAVQNAMRIGAKGIKIQVSGRLGGAEIARTEWYREGRVPLHTLRADIDYATYEAHTTYGVIGVKVWIFKGEVIGGRTEELKPQAPAPRKKAAK, encoded by the coding sequence ATGGGTCAGAAAGTACATCCCGTTGGCATCCGCCTGGGAATCGTCAAGGAGCACACCTCCGTCTGGTACGCAGACAAGCGTCAATACGCTGATTATCTGCTGGCCGACCTTCAGGTTCGTGAGTACCTCCAGGACAAACTAAAAAGCGCGTCCGTAAGCCGCATCGACATCGCTCGCCCGGCTCAAACCGCACGCATCACCATCCACACCGCTCGTCCCGGCATCGTGATCGGCAAGAAAGGTGAAGATGTTGAGAAGCTGCGTCAGGACCTGACCAAGCAAATGGGTGTGCCGGTGCACATCAACATCGAAGAGATCCGCAAGCCGGAGCTCGACGGTATGCTGGTAGCTCAGAGCGTTGCTCAGCAGCTGGAGCGCCGCGTCATGTTCCGTCGCGCCATGAAGCGCGCCGTGCAGAACGCCATGCGCATTGGTGCCAAGGGCATCAAGATCCAGGTGAGCGGTCGTCTCGGCGGCGCGGAAATCGCCCGTACCGAGTGGTATCGCGAAGGTCGTGTGCCCCTGCACACCCTGCGTGCCGACATCGACTACGCCACCTACGAAGCGCACACCACCTACGGTGTGATCGGTGTGAAGGTTTGGATCTTCAAGGGTGAGGTCATTGGTGGCCGCACTGAAGAGCTGAAGCCGCAAGCGCCCGCTCCTCGTAAAAAAGCTGCTAAGTAA
- the rplV gene encoding 50S ribosomal protein L22 — translation MEVAAKLSGARISAQKARLVADQIRGKKVGEALNLLAFSSKKAAEIMKKVLESAVANAEHNEGADVDDLKVSTVFVNEGRSLKRIMPRAKGRADRIVKRSCHITVKVADK, via the coding sequence ATGGAAGTAGCCGCTAAGCTGTCGGGCGCTCGAATCTCCGCCCAGAAAGCCCGCTTGGTCGCCGACCAGATCCGCGGGAAGAAGGTGGGCGAAGCGCTCAACCTGCTGGCTTTCAGCTCGAAGAAAGCCGCCGAGATCATGAAGAAAGTGCTGGAGTCGGCCGTTGCCAACGCCGAGCACAACGAAGGCGCAGACGTTGATGACCTGAAGGTCAGCACCGTTTTCGTCAACGAGGGGCGTTCGCTTAAGCGCATCATGCCGCGTGCCAAAGGCCGTGCTGATCGCATCGTCAAGCGGTCTTGCCATATCACTGTCAAGGTTGCGGACAAGTAA
- the rpsS gene encoding 30S ribosomal protein S19 — translation MPRSLKKGPFIDLHLLKKIEVAVEKNDRKPVKTWSRRSIILPQMVGLTIAVHNGRQHVPVLVNEDMVGHKLGEFAGTRTYRGHAADKKAKR, via the coding sequence GTGCCGCGTTCTCTGAAAAAAGGTCCTTTTATCGATCTTCACCTACTGAAGAAGATCGAAGTGGCGGTGGAAAAGAACGATCGCAAGCCGGTTAAAACCTGGTCGCGTCGCTCCATCATTCTGCCGCAGATGGTCGGTCTGACCATCGCTGTGCATAACGGTCGTCAGCATGTCCCGGTCCTCGTGAACGAAGACATGGTCGGCCACAAACTCGGCGAGTTCGCTGGTACCCGCACCTATCGTGGGCACGCTGCGGACAAGAAAGCCAAGCGTTAA
- the rplB gene encoding 50S ribosomal protein L2 produces the protein MAIVKCKPTSAGRRFVVKVVNQELHKGAPYAPLLEKKSKTGGRNNNGRITTRHIGGGHKQHYRLVDFRRNKDGIPAVVERVEYDPNRTAHIALLKYADGERRYIIAPKGVSAGDQLVSGAAAPIKAGNSLPLRNIPVGSTVHAIELKPGKGAQLVRSAGASAQLVAREGAYVTLRLRSGEMRKVLSECRATLGEVSNSEHSLRSLGKAGAKRWRGVRPTVRGVAMNPVDHPHGGGEGRTSGGRHPVSPWGFPTKGAKTRANKRTDNMIVRRRK, from the coding sequence ATGGCAATCGTTAAATGCAAACCGACTTCCGCTGGCCGCCGTTTCGTGGTCAAAGTGGTCAATCAGGAGCTGCACAAAGGCGCTCCTTATGCTCCGCTGCTCGAGAAGAAGTCGAAAACTGGCGGCCGTAACAACAACGGTCGTATCACCACTCGCCACATCGGCGGTGGCCACAAGCAGCACTACCGTCTGGTCGATTTCCGCCGCAACAAGGATGGCATTCCTGCCGTCGTTGAGCGCGTGGAATACGATCCGAACCGTACCGCCCACATCGCTCTGCTGAAATACGCCGACGGTGAGCGTCGCTACATCATCGCGCCGAAAGGCGTGAGCGCTGGCGACCAACTGGTATCCGGTGCCGCTGCTCCGATCAAGGCCGGTAACAGCCTGCCGCTGCGCAACATCCCCGTTGGTTCGACCGTTCACGCGATCGAGCTGAAGCCGGGTAAAGGCGCTCAGCTGGTTCGCTCCGCTGGTGCTTCCGCCCAGCTGGTAGCTCGTGAAGGTGCCTACGTCACCCTGCGTCTGCGCTCCGGCGAGATGCGCAAGGTTCTCTCCGAGTGCCGTGCAACCCTGGGTGAAGTGTCCAACTCCGAGCACAGCCTGCGTTCCCTGGGTAAAGCCGGTGCCAAGCGTTGGCGTGGCGTTCGCCCGACCGTTCGTGGTGTTGCCATGAACCCGGTCGACCACCCGCATGGTGGTGGTGAGGGTCGTACTTCTGGTGGTCGTCACCCGGTTTCGCCGTGGGGCTTCCCGACCAAGGGTGCGAAGACCCGTGCGAACAAGCGTACCGACAACATGATCGTTCGCCGCCGTAAGTAA